AGGTTTTTCCGGGGGCGTGGGCTCTCCTGATTTGGATCGGGTGCCTACTGCTTGTCGCGTAGCCCCTCGGGCCCTTTGGGTGGCTCTCCTTCGTCTCATCTCCCCGGGCAGAGGGAGAAGAAGATAACTCGGCGCCGTTTGCCGCAGAAAGGTTCCCTTTCTTTCTGATTAGTGCGTAAAGCTGCAAAGGCTCGCGGGAATTCCTGCGAGTTTTGGACCGGCTGGGCATGTATTCTCTCGGGATGATGAACCTTTTTCCTTCATCTATTCCTATTTAACTCGCAGTAGGCATGTTCCATCCcatcttgtaatactcgtatctGCTTGACTGCTTACCGATGGATTCAGGAGGTGAAAAATTTGTCCAACTTCCTGCGATTTGTTGTTCTCCTCTCTGTTTTATTTTTTCACTTTCTTGTGCTTATAATTCTTTTTGCGGACCGTGGAGTCGATCGTGCGCGACATGCCTTGCGCTTCATGCGCTGGTCAACGGGTGGAGGTTTAGCGAGGATTATGCTTAATCTGTGTGCAACGAATCTGTATGTCATACAGTGATAGATTGATTAGCTGCCCGAACTCTTCATTGCTACCGTTTCCGTTGACCATTTATCGAGTGAAGACAttggtgtagtagtagtagtagtatactGATGCTGCAACCTGCGAGTGCATTTATTGGTTAGCTACCAAAGACTCTGCTACCCGTTAACTGATCAGTTAGTGCAGAACTTTGTGGGCACATTGATGCTGCAAACATTACAGTGATTGATTGATTGGTTGGCACCGAAATCTTTGTTGGTCGTTGCCCATTTTATTGCTAGTACCTTCGTTTGTAGGATACTGCAGGTCATTGGCTGAATCCTCTCTGGTTTCCTTGGTTTTGTTTCTTGAATTCAGGGGAAGATCGGAACTGAGCGAGTATTGGGGGGATTGCTAAGAGGGAGGCGTCGAGATGGGGTTCGAACCACTGGAGTGGTACTGTCAGCCCGTGAAGGATGGGGCGTGGTCTCGCGCTATGGAGAGTGCATTTGGCGCATACACACCCTGTGGCATTGACTCCTTGGTGGTGTGCATCTCGTACCTCGCACTCTTTGGCGTTTGCTTCTATCGGATATGGAGGACGACCAAAGACTACAAGGTGCAGCGGTACAAGATACGCTCGCCGTACTACAACTATCTGCTTGGGCTGCTTGTGGTGTACTGCATTGCGGAGCCGCTCTACAAGATCGCCACCGGTACCTCCATCATGAACTTGGATGGCCAGTCTGGCCTTGCTCCATTTGAGGTGAGAATGCTTCATATCGTCGTTGTCAAATCTTGGTTTGATTTGTATGCTGGTATGCTATTCCTGCTTGATGAGTATATTTCCCGGGAACTGTGTAGCAATAGATTCTAGGGCTACCTGTAGTTTTGCAGTGAATAAATATTATGTTTGGTATGCATCTCACTCACAAGTGACTAGACTGATTTTATTTCGCTGCAGCAAACTGTTATGGGGTATAGTTACGTGCCACCTACAGTATGCAGATAAAATCTGAAGGAGTATACAACCAATTACCTAGACTTTAGCTTTGACAATAGTTTGTCAGTGGCGTTACATGCACTTCTTTCAGACCTTTACTTCTACCAAGTACTTGTTCCCTTTAGCCTTTTCAGTCGCTTGAAGCTCTACCTGTCTACAGGTTACTTCCTTGGTCATCGAGATTGCTGCCTGGTGCTGTATGCTTACAATGATTTTGCTGGAGACAAAAATTTACATCACTGAATTTAGATGGTACATCCGGTTTGTGGTAATTTACGTATTGGTTGGGAAAGCTGCTATGTTCAATGTTGTGCTTCCAGTGAGGCAGTACTATAGTTCAAGGTATATTACTTAATGAAACTTATTGGATGGTAGAGCTACCCTGTTTAGAGCTCTGTATATGTAGGCTAACTTCTTTATTTTGCTTATTATGCAGTTCAATATTCTACCTATACTGCAGCGAGATAATATGCCAGGTTTGCCCCTTTGTTGTCTACTATCTCCATTCCTTCATGAAAGGTGTATTTTAACTGCTCAAATTCAAGCTTTGACCAACAGTTAATCTATGAATATATGCATTATGGTACACAATTTGATACTACCGTTTTTTTCTTGGGAAGCActtatgattgtgtttttgtAACCATTAACAAAATATTTTACAAGAAATTAATGGTAAAAAATCATACAATATTTTACAAAAAAATCCTGGTATATTCATACTCAGTAAAAAATATGCCATACATTTCGAATAGTAACAATAATCGAATTCCCAAGACCTCTGCTGTATATTGAACACATTTTTCTGCAGTGCGTTTTTGGAATTCTCATGGTGGTGTATCTGCCTAGCTTGGATCCCTACCCGGGTTATACTCCAATCAGGAGCGAGTTGCTTGTTGATGACAATACTGATTATGAACCTCTTCCAGGAGGAGAGCAGATTTGCCCTGAAAGGCATGCCAATATCTTTTCGAGTGAGTAGATATAAATCATTGCACAGTATCAGATACTCACATAATACCCTTCTCTACTCTCATGACCTCTAGAAGTTTATTGATGTAAATCTACTTGccttgttgctgctttttcatAGGGATATTCTTTTCATGGATGACCCCTCTAATGCAACAAGGATACAAAAGGCCTATCACTGATAGTGATATTTGGAAACTAGATGATTGGGATGAGACTGAAACATTATATAACCGGTATGTTCTACCACAGTTTTGAGTTTTGACTGAAATGAGGATATTTGTACACACTAATTAAACATTGGGATCTTGTCTCAGATTTCAGGAATGCTGGAACAAAGAACTTCAAAAACCCAAACCTTGGCTGCTACGAGCTCTCCATAGTAGCCTCGGTGGAAGGTAAATTTGTACATATGGAACCTATATTTCTCAAAATCTCCACGGTGCGGCTACTTGCTATTTGGTTTGTGCTAACATTCGGTATTTTTCTTAACTTTCAAGGTTCTGGCTAGGAGGATTTTTTAAGGTGTGTGTATAAATATCTAGGCTGTTAATTTAGAAGATCTGCCTTTCAGTTCAGTCTTTATGTTAGTCTGATTTGATCACAATTAATTTGTGTTAATCTGGTAATCATCTCCCCTCCCAAATTTGTAGATTGGCAATGATGCTTCTCAATTTGTTGGCCCAACCGTATTGAGCCTCTTGTTAGAGGTATGCTTCTCCTTTCATGAAATTTCAGAGTCACAATGGCAAAATGCTCTGTTTTATTAGTTATTTATTTTCATCATACTCAAACTACAACAGTGACTTTGAACACACTGAGAAACCTTGCATATTGTTTAGTTCTGTGTACCATTAAAAGTTTGGTGTTCTTTGGCAGTCTATGCAAAAAGGTGATCCTTCTTGGAATGGGTACATCTACGCTTTCTCAATCTTTGCTGGAGTGGTATGGACTATTTTCATCTCTTGCATGCTGTACATTATATTTCTTTGCTAATGACGCATGCTTGAACTCGTAAGCAATGCTGCTTGGGATTTAAAAAACCCTTTATCCTTGTTAACTTTCTGTACCATTCTCCAGTCACTGGGAGTTCTTGCTGAAGCACAGTACTTTCAGAATGTCATGCGGACCGGTTTCAGATTGAGGTCTACATTGGTAAGTTTTATCTATCAAAGCCTAAAAAGTGCATCACATGCTTTTTAGCTTTCTGTTAAGAGAGTCAATATGCAACCACAGAATACCTGGTCCCACTTTGCTTTGTTGTCACTCTCATTTCTACTTACGATTGATATGGGGCTTGCACCTCCTGATTCGTGCAACACGCACATGTCTTACCTCGTGACTTACTAGTTTACTTTTCCTCATATAAACTAGATAACCTGTCTCAGCTGCCCTAAAAAACACATGGTTAGTTGTCATGCACTAATAAAATTTAGTACTGACAGCAAAGGATTATAATATATCTAGTGTGCAACAATAGAGACCCTGTTCCAAACTTCTAATTTCTACCTTAAATTTTTGTTACACTACTTTAGGTATAGACAAATGTTACTTCTGTCGGAGAAGCTGGCAAGAGCACTTCCTTTCAGTCACAAGAAATTATAATTTATATTACAGACTCAGAGAACAAGTCCAAAGAACACACTAGACATATGGACCACCCCCAATGTTTCAGGAATCACTTCatcatttttagaaaagtttgtGGTTTTTTGTTGGCCCACAGATTGCTGCTGTTTTCCGCAAGTCCTTGCGATTGACCAATGATAGTCGTAAGAAGTTTGCTTCTGGGAGGATTACAAATTTGATTTCAACCGATGCGGAGTCCCTTCAGGTACGTCGTTAAGACTCAGTTATTGTTTCTATGTTAGAGAGGACGGAGAAATGTAGTGCGTACATTACATACCGTACATGCGGGTAATTTGTCTCACTTTGCACACTTATAATTTTATCCTTAAATTTGCAGCAAGTATGCCAGCAACTTCACAGTCTATGGTCTGCTCCTTTTCGCATTGTTATTGCCATGGTCCTGCTATATGCGCAACTAGGTCCTGCAGCACTTCTCGGTGCCCTCATGTTGGCTCTTTTGATCCCTATTCAGGTATATCTCTCTTTAAGCACTTGCAATCATGAAAACTCTTGCGTTGCATCTTGAAGTGTGTCTATGCCCTCTGTCCTAGTCCCAAACATTACTAATTGTGATTGATGTTGGCATTGGCTGCTACATGTGTTAGAAGGATGTTTTTCATATATAGATTCTTGTGCATAGCCTAGAGTTCATATTAGAGCCTTCATGTGATCATGTAACTGTGAACCTACTGAGTTCCTCCCAGAAACTCCTGGTTATGTTTTTCCTATCTATTTATCGCAATATGTAGATTTTAGTTGACCAAAACTGCAATAACTAATATCCAGAAGGGGCAGTGGTTGAAGTAGACAACTAGTTATCTCACTTGGTGTCACAATTGAAATCCTTAATCATGGTTCAGTCCATTTTACTGCTTATATTTTTCCCTTTAAGCCAATAATGCCGGTTGGATAGTTGGCAGTTGGATATAATTAGCATATTTTATTCATAAGAATGATATATCTCCGTTAAATTACAGTAGTTTTACTCTTCTTTCAATTTAAAATACACATTTTATGCTTTCAGCATTGGCTGTTTTGGCTGAATTTTTTGTGTATTCATTTTATCAGACAGTTATCATAGGCAAAATGCAAAAGCTTACCAAAGAAGGGTTGCAAAGGACTGACAAACGAATCAGTCTCATGAATGAAATATTAGCTGCGATGGATACAGTCAAGTATGCTTACATCTACTTACACTTTCATTAGTAGTAATATTTGTATAATGTATTTTGGTATAAACTGTCCCAACTGTTTCCCTGTTTAGATGTTATGCTTGGGAGCAAAGTTTCCAGTCAAAGGTGCAGGACATCCGTGACGATGAGCTTTCCTGGTTTCGCAGTGCTCAATTGCTGGCCGCGGTATGTTCCTCTTTTACTTGCATAAGGTTCAGTTGTTTCAAGCTTCATTGTGCGGTGTATTCGTCTGTTCTTTTGTATGTTGGTTGTCACATGGACTTTTTTGTTGCCATATGAGAACCGGAGTTCCGTGCTATAGCACCAACTCTATTGGTGGTTCTTAATCCTATGGGATTTACTTTAAATTAGGGCTGTTACTTGACTTCAAAATAGAACTGAGAGTTTTTACATTCACTAATCTTTGCCTGTTACCCTTTTCCTTGCTTGTTGCAGCTGAATAGCTTTATCCTCAACAGTATTCCTGTCGTTGTCACGGTGGTTTCATTTGGCGTTTACTCTCTGTTGGGGGGTGAGCTGACGGCAGCAAAGGCGTTTACCTCTCTTTCACTATTTGCAGTGTTAAGGTTCCCACTTTTTATGCTGCCAAATCTGATAACTCAGGTGAGCAAAAGGATGCAATTCTTGTTTTCATGAAGTTATTTTGCAAGAATACTAACAAGTTAACAAGTATCTTTGGATTATTATGCATTGAtgatttttctattccttcaatctgAAATTTCACTTGCCTGTGGCAGACATAGTTAGTTAATTTCTGTAGTTAGCATTTTTATTGTAAACAAATGATGTCTCGACTTGGTTTCCTATTTTTCTTTCCTCAGGAATTCTTTTGTGTTGTTGCCTTACTACTCGTTCTTCTTTTAAATTCAACAGGTTGTTAACTGTAAGGTTTCGTTGAAACGACTGGAAGATCTCCTCTTGGCTGATGAGAGAATACTTATGCCAAATCCACCTATTGATCCTGAGCTTCCAGCCATTTCTATCAAGAATGGAAACTTTTCATGGGAGTTGCAGGTATATGAAGTTCTTTTTTACTATTGCACATGCAGCTTTACATTAAACACTAATCTTCTGATTCTGTGGCCTAGATATTATTTATTGGCAAACAGACACTGGAATAGTAGTCATAATCTAGCAGCCTAGCATGCTTTGTTAACGGGAATGACAACTGCAAAAGAGCAGCTAATTAATGAATAGGCGAAGATGTGTTTTAGTTCATAATGAATTGGTGGTTATCTTGAGGGTGCCATTCCCCATTAGTTGTGATACGAAGATATTTCCATTTTGCCAGTTCTCTTTTTTTATGACGTTCCTTGAGAATTAAATTTTCAAACATTGGCAGGCTGAGCGACCAACACTATCAAATGTCAATCTGGACGTGCCTGTCGGCAGTTTAGTTGCAATAGTAGGAAGCACTGGGGAGGGGAAGACTTCTCTTATTTCTGCAATGCTTGGTGAAATAGCACCAGTATCAGGATCAGATACCTCAGTGGTCATTCGTGGTTCAGTGGCATATGTTCCTCAAGTTTCATGGATCTTCAATGCTACCGTAAGATACAATATCTTTATTGCTATCATTCTGCTAATTGAACCCTTTATGACTGTACGGAGAAATATCTGTGATATCTACAGGTCCGGGATAACATATTGTTTGGGTCTCCATTCCAACCTTCGCGCTACGGGAGAGCAATAGATTCTACTGCATTACGACATGACCTTGACCTACTCCCAGTAAGTTCCAATGTCCAAATATGCTGTTATTTGACGAAGTGACCTTGCTAGAGAACAAGTTTCTAGTTTTTTAGTTGGGCTGGTTATATTCAAGTTGTGCCTTTGTGCAGTCTGCTTTGTTTCTTTCACCTACCAACTGACAAAGAATGGATTTTCTTGTCCTTGTTTCAGGGTGGCGATCTCACAGAGATTGGAGAAAGGGGAGTGAATATTAGTGGGGGGCAAAAACAAAGAGTTTCAATGGCAAGAGCTGTTTATTCTGATTCAGATGTTTACCTATTTGATGATCCACTGAGTGCATTAGATGCCCATGTTGGTCGACAGGTGCATTCGTCTTGCTTCCTTTGTGATGCTTTCTATTTTTTAATCTTTCTGTACTCAGACTCGATGATTAGGAGTTGGTGATGGTGTTTCTTTGGTTGATATTAGTCATCCTTTTGTCGTGATCTCTTCATACCTAGGTGGCAGAAAGAGTATTGAGCGTTTTAAACATTGACATTCTTCCTTCAGAAACAGTTCAAGACATGTGCAATGCTGTGCAAATTTAACTTGATTTCAACAGATATACAAGATATAACATCCTCGCTTGATAATATGTAATTGATACACTATTCATGTAGTTCTTTGAACTCCCCACTTTATAGTGTATAGAACTTAATTCTTGAAAGAGAGAAGAATGTTGGACAACTTACCCTAATTTATTCCAGATTTTGGAtatgaaaaataaataaaaccatCAGGGAGGTTTTGTGGCATTGTTTAGGCATGTATCAGAGCCATGTTTTGGTGCTTGTGGATATATTCATCCATGGCCTTTTCTCAGTGTTAATACTACTACATAATCTTATTTAATTACCCTTTATGAATGCAGGTATTTGATAAATGTATCAAAGAAGAGCTACGGCACAAAACTCGGGTCCTCGTTACTAATCAGCTGCATTTTCTGCCATATGTGGATAAAATACTGCTAATCCATGATGGAGTAGTTAAAGAGGAGGGTACATTTGATGAACTTAGTAATACTGGGGAGCAGTTCAAAAAACTTATGGAAAATGCTGGAAAGATGGAGGAACAAACAGAAGAGAAACAAGACGAAAACAAGTCACAGGATGACATAAAGCACACTGAAAATGGGGACGTAGTAATAGCTGATGGTGGTCTGCAAAAGAGCCAGGATAGTTCGAGTAAAACAAAGCAGGGAAAATCTGTTCTTATTAAGCAAGAGGAACGTGAAACTGGAGTTGTCAGTACGAAGGTCCTTTCACGGTAAAAGCTACTACCGTGCAATATCATATTTGATGTATAATATATATCATATTTGATGTACAATGCAATGTAGAAAAAAGGTGTAAAGTAGGCTGATGATTGTGCAATTATATCTATGTTAGCATTCTCTATGTTGCCCTAAAGCTTGGTGATTTTTAAATTATCTTTATCCATATATGGATATCAATTAGATTTTTAGTGTCTTTAGTAGCTTTAAATATTCTATAAGACTTAATGGATCATAAAGCCCTAGAAAATATACTTACCATGTTTATTTTGCAGCTACAAAAATGCAATGGGAGGTATTTGGGCGGTGTCCGTCCTCTTCTTGTGCTATACACTGACTGAAACTCTACGAATTTCAAGTAGCACATGGTTGAGCATTTGGACTGATGAGGGTTCTCTGAATATCCATGGCCCTGGTTACTACAACTTAATCTATGGCATTCTTTCTTTTGGGCAGGTATTTACACTCATTACCTTTTCTTTTCCCACTTTCTTTTGGTGTGTGTGTCTGATTGATCACATGCAAGCTGACAAATTGACAAAATCTTGGTTCAGGTTCTAGTCACTCTCACGAATTCTTACTGGCTGATCACGTCAAGTCTTCGAGCTGCCAAGAGGTTGCATGACTACATGCTCCGGTCTATATTAAGAGCTCCCATGGTATTTTTTCACACCAATCCACTTGGACGGATCATCAACAGATTTTCGAAGGATTTGGGTGACATTGACAGGAATCTTGCTGTCTTCGTCAACATGTTTATGGCACAAATATCTCAGTTGCTCTCAACATTTGTTCTCATCGGTGTTGTCAGCACTATGTCTCTTTGGGCTATCATGCCACTTCTGATTTTATTTTATGCAGCCTACCTTTATTACCAGGTAATTTCATGTGAGATGACTACTAAACAACTGTAATTTTGCTTTTACATGTACCTTCTTGACACTTTATAACCTTGTTTTCTCAGGCCACATCACGCGAGGTAAAGCGCATGGATTCTATTACTAGGTCTCCTGTGTATGCTCAGTTTTCAGAGGCATTAAATGGTCTGTCCACAATCCGTGCCTACAAAGCCTATGATAGAATGTCAAACATCAATGGGAAATCAATGGACAACAACATCAGGTTCACACTCGTGAACATGAGTTCAAATAGGTGGCTAGCCATCCGGCTGGAAACATTGGGTGGCATCATGATATGGTTCACGGCAACATTTGCTGTCATGCAAAACCAACGAGCAGAGAATCAGAAGGCCTTTGCTTCCACGATGGGTCTTCTTCTTACCTATACCCTCAATATCACCAATCTGCTCACAGCTGTTCTTCGTCTTGCTAGTCTTGCTGAAAACAGCATGAATGCTGTTGAACGTGTGGGAACATACATTGAGTTGCCTTCTGAGGCTCCTCCTGTCATTGAGGATAACAGGCCACCTCCCGGTTGGCCATCATCTGGTATCATCAAGTTTGAAGATGTTGTGCTTCGGTACCGACCAGAACTTCCTCCTGTTCTTCATGGAATATCATTCATTATTAATGGAAGTGAGAAGGTAGGAATAGTTGGCAGAACAGGTGCTGGTAAATCTAGCATGCTTAATGCTTTGTTCCGTATTGTGGAGCTGGAGCGAGGGAGAATATTGATTGATGATTGTGATACTTCTAAGTTTGGAATTTGGGATTTGCGAAAAGTGTTAGGAATAATACCACAGGCACCGGTCCTCTTTTCAGGTTTGTTACTATACATAAGATCTTAATGTGTGCTTTATGTAATTTTTTTTTACGGATGCTTTATGTAAATTAGTACAGTAGTTATGTACAGAAATCCAAATATGTGGCTCTAGTCTGTTCTTCCGACGACTTCAATTATTTGCTTCAATGATTGTTTTATGTATGGCTATCCAGGTACTATTCGATTTAATCTGGATCCTTTCAGCGAGCATAATGATGCGGATCTATGGGAGGCTCTTGAAAGGGCTCATCTAAAAGATGTCATAAGGAGGAATGCTCTAGGGCTAGATGCTGAGGTAAGCTGCATGTTTACCTTTATTTATCTTATCCTGTCTTTTTTTGACAAACGATAAATTCTTGCACAAATTTACCAGTTTGTTGTGCCAGACTAACTGTAGCACATGGAACTGGTAAGCATTTGCCAATCTATGAAGTTCTAGGAGTTTGTTTAGAATGTTAGAAAGGGGTTGCAAAACAATAGACTACTGCTGCTTTTGACATAGTAGAGAATTTAATGCCGAATAACCAGACTTTGGCCCTTTTTACCACCTTTACAGTAGATCCCTTGTTCTTTTGAGAATAATCATATGGAAAGTTCTTGCTGAACATCACTCATTCACTCTGTTAACAGGTTTCTGAGGCCGGTGAAAATTTTAGCGTTGGACAGCGGCAGCTGCTGAGTTTAGCTCGTGCATTGCTACGAAGGGCaaagatacttgttcttgatgagGCAACAGCAGCAGTTGATGTTCGAACTGATGCTCTTATACAGAAGACAATCAGAGAAGAATTCAAGAGTTGTACAATGCTTATAATCGCTCACCGCTTGAACACTGTTATCGACTGTGACAGGTTGCTTATTCTAAGTTCTGGGAAGGTATGATAATGGATAGAGCTTTGTTCTTTCATTCCTGGACATGCGTCTCATTTGAATTGGTGCTAGTATATTCATGTCATGCGCTGATTTTCTGAAGTAATGAGTAGTCCTGTTTATTTCGAGCTGGTCAAAGCTGGGATTTACTAGCTTGGTGTGGATGGTTTTTGAGTGTTTTTTGGATTCTAACAAGAGTCCAAGGGTGTATTATCGATTTACTTTTTACAGCTGTGAAATAGATTGCTGTAAGTAGATCCGTGCACTCCACCCGAAGAAGTTTATACTATTTTTTATGTTTAATCACACATATTCTTTTTTCCTCAACTGCACAACTCTTGGTACCCCAAACTTAGTTTAAAGTAATATTTTGTTTCAGATTTCGGAATTTGACACCCCCGAGAACCTTCTGAGCAATGAGGATGGTGCTTTCTCCAAGATGGTTCAGAGCACAGGGCCTAGCAATGCAGAATATCTTAAGGTAATGTGCAGCTGCTACCATGTTTATTTTCTATAATCTTGTCATATGCACTTCTTCATAGAATAGAGCTAATAATGCCTATCGTCATTAACTTGGCTCAAGTAC
The Triticum urartu cultivar G1812 unplaced genomic scaffold, Tu2.1 TuUngrouped_contig_4999, whole genome shotgun sequence genome window above contains:
- the LOC125528618 gene encoding ABC transporter C family member 2-like, yielding MGFEPLEWYCQPVKDGAWSRAMESAFGAYTPCGIDSLVVCISYLALFGVCFYRIWRTTKDYKVQRYKIRSPYYNYLLGLLVVYCIAEPLYKIATGTSIMNLDGQSGLAPFEVTSLVIEIAAWCCMLTMILLETKIYITEFRWYIRFVVIYVLVGKAAMFNVVLPVRQYYSSSSIFYLYCSEIICQCVFGILMVVYLPSLDPYPGYTPIRSELLVDDNTDYEPLPGGEQICPERHANIFSRIFFSWMTPLMQQGYKRPITDSDIWKLDDWDETETLYNRFQECWNKELQKPKPWLLRALHSSLGGRFWLGGFFKIGNDASQFVGPTVLSLLLESMQKGDPSWNGYIYAFSIFAGVSLGVLAEAQYFQNVMRTGFRLRSTLIAAVFRKSLRLTNDSRKKFASGRITNLISTDAESLQQVCQQLHSLWSAPFRIVIAMVLLYAQLGPAALLGALMLALLIPIQTVIIGKMQKLTKEGLQRTDKRISLMNEILAAMDTVKCYAWEQSFQSKVQDIRDDELSWFRSAQLLAALNSFILNSIPVVVTVVSFGVYSLLGGELTAAKAFTSLSLFAVLRFPLFMLPNLITQVVNCKVSLKRLEDLLLADERILMPNPPIDPELPAISIKNGNFSWELQAERPTLSNVNLDVPVGSLVAIVGSTGEGKTSLISAMLGEIAPVSGSDTSVVIRGSVAYVPQVSWIFNATVRDNILFGSPFQPSRYGRAIDSTALRHDLDLLPGGDLTEIGERGVNISGGQKQRVSMARAVYSDSDVYLFDDPLSALDAHVGRQVFDKCIKEELRHKTRVLVTNQLHFLPYVDKILLIHDGVVKEEGTFDELSNTGEQFKKLMENAGKMEEQTEEKQDENKSQDDIKHTENGDVVIADGGLQKSQDSSSKTKQGKSVLIKQEERETGVVSTKVLSRYKNAMGGIWAVSVLFLCYTLTETLRISSSTWLSIWTDEGSLNIHGPGYYNLIYGILSFGQVLVTLTNSYWLITSSLRAAKRLHDYMLRSILRAPMVFFHTNPLGRIINRFSKDLGDIDRNLAVFVNMFMAQISQLLSTFVLIGVVSTMSLWAIMPLLILFYAAYLYYQATSREVKRMDSITRSPVYAQFSEALNGLSTIRAYKAYDRMSNINGKSMDNNIRFTLVNMSSNRWLAIRLETLGGIMIWFTATFAVMQNQRAENQKAFASTMGLLLTYTLNITNLLTAVLRLASLAENSMNAVERVGTYIELPSEAPPVIEDNRPPPGWPSSGIIKFEDVVLRYRPELPPVLHGISFIINGSEKVGIVGRTGAGKSSMLNALFRIVELERGRILIDDCDTSKFGIWDLRKVLGIIPQAPVLFSGTIRFNLDPFSEHNDADLWEALERAHLKDVIRRNALGLDAEVSEAGENFSVGQRQLLSLARALLRRAKILVLDEATAAVDVRTDALIQKTIREEFKSCTMLIIAHRLNTVIDCDRLLILSSGKISEFDTPENLLSNEDGAFSKMVQSTGPSNAEYLKSLVLGNGEERLRKEESKLQDIQRKWAASNRWAVAAQFALAASLASSHSDLLSLEVAEGNNILRKTKDAVITLQGVLEGKHNTEIEESLTEYQVPSDRWWSSLYKVIEGLATMSKLGRNRLRQPGYSFENHGSIDWDQI